The Mangrovibacterium diazotrophicum DNA window GTCTATAGCATTAAAAACGCAGACCAGGTTTTCGTACTGAATGAAATCACAAGAAACCATCTAATAAAAGAATTAGGCATTGATCATTCAAAAATTATCTTGGTTCCCAATGGTGTAAACACCGAAGTATATAAACCTCTTGATGAAAACGAGAATAATGCTAAAAAAGCAGTATTAGGAATAACAGGCAAGACAGTCTTTTTCCAAGCTGGTTCAGTATGCGAGCGAAAAAATCAACTCGGGAGTTTGGAACTTTTGTTACCGCTATTAAAATCAAATTCGGATTGTGTATTTGCTTATGCCGGGGGCATTATTGATCCAGAATATAATCAGATTCTGGCCGATTATACTGCAAAAAACAAGCTCAATGATCAAGTTATCTATCTGGGCGAACTAGCTCCGGGAGAAGAGCTCAATAAGTATTATAGCCTTTCATCGGCATATATGTTCTCCAGTAAATCAGAAGCATTTAGCCTTGTTATTTTAGAAGCGTTATCAGCTGGAGTTCCTGTTATAATGAATGCCAATATCAAACTCGAAATTCCCGGCAAGAACAATAATGGTATTCTTAAATATCAGGATGAGAAGGATTTTTCAACGCTCGTTGAAGAAGAAATTTTAAACAAAGAAAACCATGCACTTCATTCCGAAAATGGTCGGAGACTAATTGAGAAGCAATACAGTTGGGATGCTGTAGCTGAGCAATACTTAGAAAAAATATCATAGGTCCCTGCGCAAAAACTAAAATTTCCTGATAAAGTTGAGAAGTTTTCGGCAGAGAAATACTTTCAGGAATTGATGGCGTTGTACCGGCAGTAGATTGCCGCGCTCCACGTTTCGCTCGCAATGACGGAGGAAGCAGCCTCAGCGCGTCATTGCGAGGGAGGAGGTACGACGATCGAAGCAATCCGTTTATTCAAACACGCCCTCGTCATTGCGAGGACGACGTAGGAGGACGAAGCAATCTCTCTTCGATTTGCGACAGATTGCTTCCCGCTTCGTGCCTCGCGGTCGCAATGACGGGTGAAGCGGGATCGCAATGACGGGTGACAGCAATGACGGGTATCGCAATGCCGCATAATACAGAGACCATGACACGAGGTGGATACATCTATATTTTAACCAACAAGAATCACACAGTGCTATATACCGGTGTAACCAGTAACCTTACGAAACGCTTATACGAGCACCGTACCAGCTTTTACAAGAATGCTTTCACCAGTCGGTACAATGTTTACAAACTGGTGTACTTCGAAGGTTTTACCAGCATTGAAGAGGCAATTGCCCGGGAGAAACAGATCAAAGGTGGCAGCAGACAAAAGAAACTTGAGTTAATTAACGGCTTTAACCCTGACTGGAACGATTTGTCGGGGATGGTGGAGTGACAGATCACTTCGCGGCGCTCGTGATGACGGATGAAGGTTCACCGGCGCGTCATTGCGAGGAGTGAGGAACGAACTACGAAGCAAACTCTCCTCAACTTGCGACAGATTGCTTCTCCGGCAAAGCCGGATCGCAATGACGGGGGAAGGGGCAGATTGCTTCCCGCTTCGTGCCTCGCGGTCGCAATGACGGGTGAAGCGGGCTCGTCCGTCTGTCCAGCCGGACAGGCAATGACGGATAATAGAAAATAACCAAAACAAAATATGAATCAAAACATACCGATGCCGACCGATGTGTCGATCATCACGACCTATCGATGCCAGATGCGCTGCAAGATGTGCGACATCTGGCGTTACCCCACGGATGTCAAACAAGAGATCACTGCCAAAGAGCTGGAGATGCTCCCCGACTTTAAGTTTGTAAACCTAACCGGGGGCGAGCCTTTCCAGCGGGAAGACCTGGAAGATATCGTGGAAGTGATGTTCCGCAAGGCGCCGCGCATTGTAATTTCCACCTCGGGCTGGCATCACGACCGCATTTTGAAGCTGGCCGAGAAATATCCCAACATTGGTCTCCGAGTCAGTATTGAAGGGCTGGAACGCACCAACGACTCGTTGCGTGGCCGGATCGGCGGATTCGAGCGTGGCTATGGCCTGCTAAAGGAACTGAGCCAAATGGGCATAAAAGACATTGGTTTCGGAATGACGGTTTCGAACCTGAACCACGGCGACCTGATTCCCCTTTACGAACTGTCGCGCGAGCTAAAACTGGAATTTGCCACCGCTGCTTTTCACAACTCGTACTACTTTCACAAGGAGGACAACCTGATTAGCAACAAGGAGGCTGTGAATGCCGATTTCGAAAAGCTGATCAACGCCTTGTTGAAAGAAAACAGTCCGAAAAGCTGGTTCCGGGCATTCTTCAACATGGGTTTAATCAACTACATCAACGGAGGGCGCCGTATGCTCCCCTGCGAGGCGGGCCTGGTAAACTTTTTTATTGAACCTTACGGTGAAGTGTATCCGTGCAACGGGCTGGAAGACGGCATCTGGAAACAAAGCATGGGCAACATTCGCGAGGCGAAGAACTTCGAGGAGATTTGGTATGGCGAGAAAGCCCGCCAGGTACGCGAACGGGTGGCCAACTGCCCCAAAAACTGCTGGATGGTGGGTACAGCCGCCCCGGTGATGAAGAAATACATTAAGCACCCGGCGACCTGGGTGGCTAAAAATAAACTGAAAAGCCTGATGGGCCAACATATTTGCGCGGATCAAATCCCCTGGTTCAATGTGGGCCAGGATCCGAAGCAAGGAGACCTGAACTTTCACCGTCTTCAACCTTACAACGACGGCACGGGCGTTAAACCCGACCGCAAGCTGCCGCTGGTAGAGGAATAAAGAACAACAAAGTCAGCGCAAAGATTGCTTTTCGATACTCGCCCGTCTGGCCTGCCGGACAGGTAATGACGGACGAAGGTTCCTTAGATCGTCCTTGCGGGGAGAAACAACGAAGCAATCCATTGATTCCAACACGGCCTCGTCATTGCAAGGAGGATCCGCCAGTCGGCGGAAAGGACGAAGCAAGCTCTGCGGATACTGGTAACAGATTGCTTCATTCCGCTAAGCTTCATTCGCAATGACGATGCCAGAGACAGATTGCCGCACTTCACTGCGTTTCGCTCGCAATGACGATGCCCAATTGGGGTAAAACTACACCCCCTCTATAAAACACCTCCGTCATTGCGAGGGAGGAACGACCGAAGCAAACTCAGATTGCCGCTCCCAATAACAGCTATAACAAAACACAAACAACCCAAAAACCTTTTCTCTCCACCCCTGAGAGAAGCCTAACCCAAACTCACAAAACATGAAAATCTTTGTCACGGGCACCCGCGGGATACCAGGTATCCAGGGTGGTGTGGAAACCCATTGCCAGGAGCTTTACCCGCGCCTGGTGAAGATGGGGCACGAGGTGGTTATTGCCCGCCGCAAGGCTTACGTGGACGATCATTGCCAAAGCAACACGTATAAAGGGGTTCGTTTAGTTGACGTACCTACTGTAAAATCGAATGCGATTGAAGCCTTCGTACATACCTTTCTTGCTGTGCTAAAAGCACGGACGATGAACCCGGATTTGGTACATATCCATGCCATCGGCCCAAGCATCATGGCTCCTTTAGCGCGTTTGCTGGGCCTGAAGGTTGTGGTGACCAACCACGGGCCCGACTATGACCGCCAGAAATGGGGACGCTTTGCCAAGCGGGTCCTGAAAACCGGTGAGAACTTAGGAACCCGCTATTCCAACCAGGTGATTGCGATCTCGGAACCGATCCGCACAACACTTAAAGAGGATTATAAGCGTCAGGATGTCCATTTGGTTTTTAACGGGGTGAATACGCCAATTAAACATCCCCGAACCGATTACCTGGAATCCCTGGGAATTCAACCGGGCAACTATCTGTTTGCAGCGGGACGCTTTGTTCCGGAGAAAGGCTTTATCGACCTGATCAAAGCCTGGGATCAGCTGCCGGAGCCCAAACCTCAGCTGGTGATTGCGGGCGACTCAGATCACGAAACCTGCTACAGCAAAGGAATCAAGAAACACGCGAAAAAGTACGGCGCCATCCTGACCGGATTTGTTAAAGGGGGAAAACTAAACCAGCTGTTCAGTCATGCCCGGTTGTTTGTGATGCCTTCCTACCATGAAGGTTTACCAATTGCCTTGCTGGAAGCCTTGTCCTATGGGTTGGATGTGGTGGTGTCGAACATCCCGGCCAACCTCGAAGTCGCCCTCGACCCGGCTTGCTTCTTCGAAACCGGAAACAGGCAGGCCCTGACCGCATCGATTCAAAAGCGGCTTACCCTTAACCAACAACCGGATTATGAGCAGCTGTTGAAAAAATACAATTGGGACACGATTGCTTTACAAACAGAAGCCGTCTACAAGCGCTGCATGAAGAATCCGCTTTCCAAAGCTATTAAACCAGACCCGGTTCGGGTAACACACTAAGGGCGTGGAGCACGGAGCGCTGAGAAGAGGAGAATGTGAGAGGGAGAGAAGATGAAAAGGATAGATGGAATGACTGATTGAAGGTTAATTAATGATTAATGATTAACGATTGAGGATTAACGAATAGCGATTGTAGTAATCGAACTACCTGCAACTTGGAATCTGAAACATGGAACTTACATTAACGCCCAATAATAAATATTCAATATAGAATAACCAATAAAAAAACTCTACGGTTAACTCTGCGTCCTCTGCGGTTAAAATGGATTAACGATTTGAACCCAGAACTCGAACCCTAAGAGACAGATTTTCAGACACCGGATTTCCAGATTGCCGGACAAGAAACGCAAGGCGCAAAGAGCAGAGCGATTGATTAGTGATTAACGATTGAGGATTAACGAATAACGATTGCTGAAATCGAATTAGCCGGAACTTGAAATCTGAAACCAGAAACTTGGAACTTAAACCAACACGCACCCACCTCTGCGAAGCTGAATAAAAAAATAAAACATGGGAAACTTAACGCGAAGATTTTTACACACGCTGGCAGCGACGCTGGTCGTGGGAACGGCTGTGGCCCAACAGGCCGCTAAAGAAGTGCAACAACAACTTCGGGAAACCGGGTTCGAAGAGATCCGGTTGGAGGCTGTACGTATGCTGGAAGGCGATTCGATTGTGACCTGCACAGTAGAACGTGGCCTGGAAACTTCGCCGGGCAAAGATTTCCGGAAGGCATTGGATTTGTTGAGCAGCCATTACCCAGCAACAACGACCATCCGCATTGTTATGCTCGAGCAGGGACAAGCGACTTATGTCCTGGAAAGCGCCGGATCAGCTGTTTCTGTCCAAAACAGCGACGAACAAACCGATGGCAGCTCCCAACGTGCTTTTGAATTAAACTATGCCGACGGAACGTACTTTAAACGGATTGA harbors:
- a CDS encoding glycosyltransferase family 4 protein, with translation MKIFEIGTGYTSIPARIGAATEIVVEELTKSMVKKNKDVIIVDIQDKNRGSNELPIKEAYMPQFFSSTDTKLGIVHKLKRVFYSVSLALKLKRILKKEDRCTFHFHNQYNLFFFLKLTPKQLRRKANIIYTVHSYIWFGEWAAIENTIKRKYFQEVYSIKNADQVFVLNEITRNHLIKELGIDHSKIILVPNGVNTEVYKPLDENENNAKKAVLGITGKTVFFQAGSVCERKNQLGSLELLLPLLKSNSDCVFAYAGGIIDPEYNQILADYTAKNKLNDQVIYLGELAPGEELNKYYSLSSAYMFSSKSEAFSLVILEALSAGVPVIMNANIKLEIPGKNNNGILKYQDEKDFSTLVEEEILNKENHALHSENGRRLIEKQYSWDAVAEQYLEKIS
- a CDS encoding GIY-YIG nuclease family protein produces the protein MTRGGYIYILTNKNHTVLYTGVTSNLTKRLYEHRTSFYKNAFTSRYNVYKLVYFEGFTSIEEAIAREKQIKGGSRQKKLELINGFNPDWNDLSGMVE
- a CDS encoding radical SAM protein — protein: MNQNIPMPTDVSIITTYRCQMRCKMCDIWRYPTDVKQEITAKELEMLPDFKFVNLTGGEPFQREDLEDIVEVMFRKAPRIVISTSGWHHDRILKLAEKYPNIGLRVSIEGLERTNDSLRGRIGGFERGYGLLKELSQMGIKDIGFGMTVSNLNHGDLIPLYELSRELKLEFATAAFHNSYYFHKEDNLISNKEAVNADFEKLINALLKENSPKSWFRAFFNMGLINYINGGRRMLPCEAGLVNFFIEPYGEVYPCNGLEDGIWKQSMGNIREAKNFEEIWYGEKARQVRERVANCPKNCWMVGTAAPVMKKYIKHPATWVAKNKLKSLMGQHICADQIPWFNVGQDPKQGDLNFHRLQPYNDGTGVKPDRKLPLVEE
- a CDS encoding glycosyltransferase family 4 protein, with the translated sequence MKIFVTGTRGIPGIQGGVETHCQELYPRLVKMGHEVVIARRKAYVDDHCQSNTYKGVRLVDVPTVKSNAIEAFVHTFLAVLKARTMNPDLVHIHAIGPSIMAPLARLLGLKVVVTNHGPDYDRQKWGRFAKRVLKTGENLGTRYSNQVIAISEPIRTTLKEDYKRQDVHLVFNGVNTPIKHPRTDYLESLGIQPGNYLFAAGRFVPEKGFIDLIKAWDQLPEPKPQLVIAGDSDHETCYSKGIKKHAKKYGAILTGFVKGGKLNQLFSHARLFVMPSYHEGLPIALLEALSYGLDVVVSNIPANLEVALDPACFFETGNRQALTASIQKRLTLNQQPDYEQLLKKYNWDTIALQTEAVYKRCMKNPLSKAIKPDPVRVTH